The DNA window GGGCGGACCCAAGATGGACCCGCCCCCGGCGCTGACTCCGTCTTCAGTCGCTAATGGACGTAGAGCAACTTCCTCGTGTAGTCGCTCCCGTTCGCACTGATGCGCAAGTAGTAGATCCCGGTCCGAACCCGCACGCCGGCGGCGTCACGTCCGTCCCAGGAGAACTCGTACGCTCCGCCGGAGAGCGATGCGTCGAGCAGATCCCGGACCTTTTGCCCGCGCACGTTGTAGATCGCCGCGCGCACGGGTCCGTCCTCCCAGAGATCGATCGTGATCGCCCCGTTCGTCGTGTAGGGATTCGGTAGCGTCACCGACGTCTCTCCGTCTGCTTGGTCGGACGTAGGACCCGCGCGCCGATGCTTGATGATGAAGGTCTGATCGCTCCGATCGGATACTCCATTCAGGTTGTCGGTCACACGGATCCGGTATCCACCCAAGCCTTGGCAGAAGACCGGAGTCCATCGGTAGCTTCCCGTGTTGGGCGCCGCCTCCTCGATGGGCGCGCAGAACTCGTCCCCCTTCAGAAGCTCGATCCGGACCGTCGGACCCCCGTTCGTGGAGACCCAGACGATGTCGTAGGGGACCCCCCAGACCAACCGCTCGTGACCGTTCGGCGAGATGACCTGGATCGCCGCCTGGCCCGGGATTGAGAAGGTCCCGTTGCTGTCGTCGAAGTAGAGAGTCCTCAGGTTCGTGATCCGAACCTTGTACCCCGTGGAGGCGCCGCCGCACTGGGCCGCCGTCCACGGGAAGCTTCCGTCGTCGGGGGTGCTGGGCGCGATGGTCGCGCAAACCGACCCGTTCAGCAGAAGCTCGATCCGGACGTCGTCCCCGCCGGCACCGGACGTCCAGCGGATGTCTTGCTGCGTGCCTGCAGGCCAGACCTCGCCGCCGTTGGGCTCCTGCACGATCGGATCGGTCGGCAGCGTCGAGGTGACGGGGATCCTGAACGAGAAGCAGGTCGAGTACTCGCCGTACTGCCCGCATCCGTCCTTGGTCTTCACCTGCCAGAAGTAGGTCGTGTCGAGAACGAGCCCCGCATAGTCGTAAGACGTGCCGAGGACTTCCGACTCGGCTCCCCCGCCGCAGACGGTGCCGAGTCGGACCGTGTAGGCCGAGGCTCCCGGGACCGCGCTCCAGGTGAGCGTCCCATCGAGCGGAACGTCCGTCGCCCCGTCTGCGGGGGTGAGCAGCGCCGGCGGCGGAAGCGGGGCGGCCGGCACCGTGGTGAATGTGAAGGACGAGGAGTAGGAACCGTAGACGTCGTCGCAGTTCTTGGTCCTCACACGCCAGATGTAGGTC is part of the Candidatus Eisenbacteria bacterium genome and encodes:
- a CDS encoding T9SS type A sorting domain-containing protein, with the translated sequence YSGLTAGTTYHWRVKTKNAQGEYGSYSNCFSFTTLPAPLGAPALLSPANGAFDQPVALTLDWADVAGAVGYELQVGTSCGVGAIYDMTASMFPLGGLDLATTYFWRVRAKDACDQFGPYSTCFSFRTTECDGVVLGPPTLLTPADDAICQPTAGTLDWSDVDGATGYMVEIATPVRARDTHEVTGSEYDYLLLPGTTYIWRVRTKNCDDVYGSYSSSFTFTTVPAAPLPPPALLTPADGATDVPLDGTLTWSAVPGASAYTVRLGTVCGGGAESEVLGTSYDYAGLVLDTTYFWQVKTKDGCGQYGEYSTCFSFRIPVTSTLPTDPIVQEPNGGEVWPAGTQQDIRWTSGAGGDDVRIELLLNGSVCATIAPSTPDDGSFPWTAAQCGGASTGYKVRITNLRTLYFDDSNGTFSIPGQAAIQVISPNGHERLVWGVPYDIVWVSTNGGPTVRIELLKGDEFCAPIEEAAPNTGSYRWTPVFCQGLGGYRIRVTDNLNGVSDRSDQTFIIKHRRAGPTSDQADGETSVTLPNPYTTNGAITIDLWEDGPVRAAIYNVRGQKVRDLLDASLSGGAYEFSWDGRDAAGVRVRTGIYYLRISANGSDYTRKLLYVH